A DNA window from Anastrepha obliqua isolate idAnaObli1 chromosome 5, idAnaObli1_1.0, whole genome shotgun sequence contains the following coding sequences:
- the LOC129247998 gene encoding rutC family protein UK114 has protein sequence MSRIVRKLISTNNAAKPVAPYNLAVVADRTVYVSGCVGVDKDTLKLVSGGITEQTEMALKNLVAVLEAAGSGVDKVLKNTIYVKDLNDFGAVNEAYKKVFHKDFPARVCIQAAHLPLNALVEIESIALTGDVVTETN, from the exons atgtCTAGAATTGTGAGAAAATTGATCAGCACCAACAACGCTGCAAAGCCAGTAGCGCCAtacaa tcTAGCTGTTGTTGCCGATCGCACAGTCTATGTATCCGGCTGTGTGGGCGTGGACAAAGACACTCTGAAGCTGGTGTCAGGCGGCATAACGGAGCAAACAGAGATGGCCTTGAAGAACTTGGTTGCCGTACTGGAGGCTGCCGGTTCTGGCGTTGACAAAgtgctcaaaaatacaatatacgtAAAGGATCTGAATGACTTTGGTGCGGTCAACGAGGCTTACAAGAAAG tctTCCACAAAGATTTTCCCGCACGTGTCTGTATTCAAGCAGCCCATCTACCTCTGAATGCCTTAGTGGAGATTGAGAGCATCGCTTTGACCGGTGATGTGGTGACTGAAActaattaa